The following are from one region of the Corynebacterium hindlerae genome:
- a CDS encoding SAV_6107 family HEPN domain-containing protein: MSTIVSATTRSIGRGQGKRAKFIGRSSVLLREAMQHYRDANYADALECAYQAALRAAGAYIASSPVATRRRRPTGAWKQLALVDSTGKQWADVFSTYSRMRSRVMTGLDSEVSATVVKELLMRVEEFLDVVESADQGGALAA, from the coding sequence ATGTCAACCATCGTTTCAGCAACAACAAGGTCCATCGGGCGCGGTCAAGGTAAGCGAGCGAAGTTCATTGGTCGCTCATCTGTCCTGCTTCGGGAGGCAATGCAGCACTACCGCGACGCAAACTATGCTGACGCGTTGGAGTGCGCCTACCAGGCTGCCCTCCGAGCTGCAGGTGCGTACATTGCAAGCTCGCCAGTAGCAACCCGTAGGCGTCGCCCCACTGGCGCATGGAAACAGCTGGCGCTTGTGGACTCCACTGGCAAGCAGTGGGCAGATGTTTTCTCTACCTATTCACGGATGCGCTCGCGCGTCATGACGGGGCTGGATAGTGAAGTGTCCGCTACCGTGGTGAAGGAGCTCTTGATGCGGGTTGAAGAGTTTTTGGATGTCGTCGAAAGTGCTGATCAGGGAGGAGCCCTCGCAGCGTAG
- a CDS encoding DUF3040 domain-containing protein yields the protein MSLSEQELRALREIEQSLMADDPKFSASVSGAGVDGRFSFSLQGVALFVLGLVLLIGGVALSQETLWFVALSVVGFLLMLGSGIWMLRSNDSGISLSSPSRPKKAKGSGSGSGFTGRMDERFRSRFDDGR from the coding sequence GTGTCGCTCTCTGAACAGGAACTGCGTGCACTGCGTGAGATCGAACAGTCCTTGATGGCTGACGATCCAAAATTTAGCGCCTCGGTTTCGGGCGCCGGCGTGGACGGCCGATTCTCCTTTTCCCTACAAGGAGTGGCGCTCTTTGTACTTGGGCTTGTGCTCCTCATTGGTGGTGTAGCTCTCAGTCAGGAAACGCTCTGGTTCGTCGCCCTGAGTGTGGTCGGATTCCTGCTCATGCTCGGCTCGGGCATCTGGATGCTCCGCTCTAACGACTCCGGCATTTCGCTGTCCTCTCCATCGCGCCCCAAGAAGGCGAAGGGCTCCGGATCTGGCTCGGGATTTACCGGCCGGATGGACGAGCGCTTCCGTTCCCGCTTCGACGACGGGCGCTAA
- the mraZ gene encoding division/cell wall cluster transcriptional repressor MraZ, with protein MFLGTYTPKLDDKGRLTLPAKFREELAGGLMVTKGQDHSLAIYPKAEFEERARKAARVSRTNPEARAFIRNLAASADEQRPDGQGRITLSAPHRTYAGLTKECVVIGSVDFLEIWDAQAWADYQAETEDSFSSAEGDILGGLL; from the coding sequence ATGTTCCTTGGTACCTACACGCCGAAGTTGGATGACAAGGGGCGATTGACGCTTCCAGCGAAGTTCCGCGAGGAGCTGGCTGGTGGTCTCATGGTGACCAAAGGGCAGGATCACAGTTTGGCGATCTACCCCAAGGCGGAGTTTGAGGAACGTGCTCGCAAAGCGGCGCGGGTTTCGCGAACTAACCCTGAGGCTCGCGCGTTTATTCGTAACTTGGCTGCTAGTGCTGACGAGCAACGTCCTGATGGTCAGGGGCGTATCACGCTCTCGGCGCCGCATCGGACGTATGCGGGGCTCACCAAGGAGTGCGTGGTGATTGGGTCGGTTGACTTTCTTGAGATCTGGGATGCCCAAGCATGGGCTGATTACCAGGCGGAAACTGAAGATTCGTTCTCTTCCGCAGAGGGCGACATCTTGGGGGGACTGCTGTAG